One genomic window of Nicotiana sylvestris chromosome 10, ASM39365v2, whole genome shotgun sequence includes the following:
- the LOC104226425 gene encoding rhamnogalacturonan I rhamnosyltransferase 1 — protein sequence MEVRSESEVHIRSEKVPLQQGQVIQRTRLKVWFIRVCSSILIWTCLVQLIAVWELYHPRLFSGFTGYTKLSLHVEETLPSPLPLLPARNYTNNGFLQVSCNGGLNQMRAAICDMVTVARLLNLTLVVPELDKTSFWADPSNFDDIFDVRHFIASLRDEVRIIKRLPKRFSRRYGYQPLVMPPVSWSNEKYYLQQILPLFSKHQVIHFNKTDTRLANNGMPPELQKLRCRVNFQALKFTPEIEALGEKLVRMLQARGPFVALHLRYEMDMLAFSGCTHGCTEEEAEELKRLRYAFPWWKEKEIISDERRSQGLCPLTPEEAALILQALGFEKDVQIYIASGDIYGGERRLAALRAAFPKIVKKEMLLDPGELRQFQNHSSQMAALDFIVSTASNVFVPTYDGNMAKVVEGHRRYLGFRKTIRLDRKRLVQLLDMHQNGTLPWDEFTTAVRQSHEGRMGQPTRRKVIADKPKEEDYFYANPQECLCESAGCDDLLGPDNSTAVR from the exons ATGGAGGTTAGATCTGAGAGTGAGGTACATATTAGAAGTGAAAAAGTACCATTACAACAAGGGCAAGTGATACAGAGAACAAGATTAAAAGTTTGGTTTATAAGGGTTTGTTCCAGCATTTTGATATGGACATGTTTGGTTCAGCTTATTGCTGTTTGGGAACTTTATCATCCCCGTTTGTTTTCTGGTTTTACTGGATATACTAAGCTCTCTCTTCATGTTGAAGAGACTTTGCCTTCTCCTTTGCCTCTTCTTCCAGCTA GAAATTATACAAATAATGGGTTTCTTCAAGTGTCCTGCAATGGTGGCTTGAATCAAATGCGTGCAGCC ATCTGTGACATGGTGACTGTTGCACGGCTTCTGAATCTAACTTTGGTTGTCCCGGAGCTTGATAAAACATCATTCTGGGCAGATCCTAG CAATTTTGATGATATTTTTGATGTGAGACATTTCATTGCTTCACTAAGAGATGAAGTTCGGATAATAAAGAGATTGCCAAAGAGGTTCAGCAGGAGATATGGATACCAACCACTAGTAATGCCTCCTGTTAGCTGGTCAAATGAAAAATACTACTTGCAACAG ATTCTGCCTCTCTTCAGCAAGCATCAAGTGATACATTTCAACAAGACAGATACTAGACTAGCAAACAATGGGATGCCTCCTGAGCTTCAAAAACTCAGATGTCGGGTGAATTTTCAGGCACTGAAATTCACTCCAGAGATTGAGGCTTTGGGAGAAAAATTAGTACGTATGCTTCAGGCAAGAGGACCATTTGTAGCATTGCATCTAAGATATGAGATGGATATGTTGGCATTCTCTGGTTGCACTCATGGTTGCACTGAAGAGGAAGCTGAGGAGCTCAAACGATTAAG GTATGCATTCCCATGGTGGAAGGAGAAAGAGATTATATCTGACGAGAGGAGATCTCAGGGCTTGTGTCCCCTCACCCCAGAGGAGGCAGCTTTGATTCTGCAAGCATTGGGTTTTGAAAAAGACGTACAAATATATATTGCATCTGGTGACATTTACGGAGGTGAAAGGAGGCTTGCTGCTTTGAGAGCTGCCTTCCCAAAGATT GTGAAAAAGGAAATGCTGCTTGATCCTGGGGAGTTACGGCAGTTCCAGAATCATTCATCTCAGATGGCAGCCCTCGATTTTATAGTGTCAACTGCTAGTAATGTATTTGTTCCTACTTACGatgggaacatggctaaagttgtTGAAGGTCATCGTAG GTATCTTGGTTTTAGAAAAACCATTCGATTGGATCGCAAAAGACTTGTACAACTGTTAGATATGCATCAGAATGGAACACTTCCATGGGATGAGTTTACAACTGCAGTCCGGCAGTCACATGAGGGAAGAATGGGACAGCCGACTCGTCGCAAAGTTATTGCAGATAAACCAAAAGAAGAAGATTATTTCTATGCAAATCCACAGGAGTGTCTGTGCGAGAGTGCAGGATGTGATGACTTGTTAGGCCCTGATAATTCAACTGCAGTCCGATAA